CTGAATAAACATCAAATGACATGATACCGACTCACATGCAGCTCCTAAAAAAGAGACATGTTCTTATTAGTCAAAACAGACAGAAGGCTTGTCGAGTTCACCACATGAACAAATGCATTTTCCTTTACAACTAAGGATGTCAAAAGTCCAGAAGAGTTGGACATGACTGTCAGGAGACAAGGCCACTGTCTGGGTCAGTGGTTGATTTAAAAGTCCTCTGACAGTTCACAGCAGTACCAATGTTAATCAACAAAATTCTTGGCCCTGTAAAGTTTCATATGTGGTATAAATACAAAGAGTCTCTGTATTTTTGGACTTTTATAACTCTGATGGTCTTTATCTGGGTCATTGGTTTGTTGCTGCCAAACCTGTATAAAGTTGATCTACACCTGCAAGCTGCAGTGTGTTACATCAATGGTAGCCTTCAGAGGCACCCATTATTACTGTTGACACAGGGTCCTTCCCTGAGGGCCTTATTGCAGACCATTCACTATATCCCTGTGGTCTGTTGGTTTGTACACAAGGATTATGTCCATTAGAACTTCACAAAGAAAGTGCAGTCAGCCATAACAGGTCATTCTGTAATGTCAGGCCCCTTTAAAAGACAGCATGTCATCAGGCTGCCTGTAATAGTGCACAGGTGAAGGGGTGAAGATGGACAGCACTAATCTCTCTGTATTGCTCTTGATGGCTCTCCTCTTAAGCCTGTCTTGTGCGGAGGATGAGATGGCACCTCTATCCTACCCAGAGTACCAAGAGGGTTTTGACGGCTCCTGTTATGAGTTTGTGGCTCTACCGCGTTCCTTCCTCAGTGGACAGGGCTGGTGTGAGCGGGGTGGTGGACACCTGGCCTTCATTCTAAATATTGATACACAGCAGTTCCTACAGAAGCACCTGCAGCCAGAGCAGGACTGGTGGCTGGGTTTAGCACCTGCTTCCCCGAACCTAACACTGGACTCTGCTGTTGCTGAAGGTAAGAGAGCAGCCCAGGCAACTAAAGTGGGCATTATTTGATGACACTAATGCATTAGATCCTTTGATCATGCAAAGGATCTCAAAGGGTGGAGTAGAGTGCATTGTATTCATTTGAGCAGATATTGTACAGATAATCGTTCAATTTCCACTGCTGTCTCCCAACCTAAGACTAAGATGCTGGGCTTGTTCACTCCCACATCAGCTGGCCTCTTGCTGGGAGATTTATAATGTATTAATCTCGCACCATTGCTAGGAGACCATGCCACATTTACATATATCCTTTTAGCAGCTAATGAGGTACACCTGTCATTCAATAGGTTTTGCTGTCCAGTCCGTTGAATTAAAGCAGTCTTTTTAATTCTCCACACAAAGGACGAAACTTTATCACCTAATAGCGCTGTTTCCTTTCCTTACTGCTTCTTTACATATTTTATTAATGCCTCTGACATCCCTCATGAGAACACAAGCTATCATAGTATTTATTAAATTATCTAGATAGTACACAGTAAGCATGTCAGGTCGAACAGATGGGACATCTAATATTGTGGGAAAATAATACTTTATTTCCTCTCCTttgaagagcaggtgttcctaatgttttgtaccctAAGTGTATATAGAATATAATACTTTCATTGGTGTTTGTGCTGTAAATCCTCAGGTCCTCTCTCCTGGCTTGATGGCTCTGATGTCAGCTACTCTAACTGGGTGAAcgaccctgatccaggggctgGCTGTGGTCACATACTGAGGAGCTCAGGGTTTCAGTGGGAGGCAACAAGCAACTGTAGCCAGGAGCTGCACTTCATCTGCCAATTTGGTTTGTAtttgatgcgtgtgtgtgtttgtgaggtagAGAGCGAGGAGTGCAGCTGGATAGAACTGTTAATATTGTAAAACAAACACAGCTGCAGCAAAGGAGGGAAATGCACGAGAACAAAATTCCACTTGAGGAAGGAGCTATTGTATAATCAACATAAAAGATGTCTTTATCGCACTGGAAACCACAGTAGCCGAATAAAAGCAAAGCCACTGAATATAGCCTGCATATAGTGAAATCACATGCTTTGGTTGTAAAAACAATACAAATAAATAGAAATACAAGGTAGTAAATATTGACCTTTGCATTTAACGTATTGCATTGTTTGTCCTCCTGAGCTAGTGTTTCATGCATGAATGGCAGACATTCAGAGTAGGCATTGTAATAAGGATCCTCTATCTAAATCATGTGTACTGATACCCCTCCCATAAATGTAATGGCTTTTGTACAACTCAATTCTAAAAAGGACGACAGCCTAATGAGGAAAACGATAATGACAATTTCATATAATTTACTTTATTAGTAGCACTTTCTGTAGTGACAAAAACAGGCCTACAGTTTATGCCCCTTATTATCTACACAGCTTATCCCACTCTGTTACAGTATGTACTATGTAAAGTGATTTTCCTCTCCGTCAGTATATAGGAAGCAGTGGTTGTTGTGTGGCCTTCAGACAGTACCTGTACTACATGCTTATCTGCTTGAttctaatctctctccctcttatcagTTGGATTACACAACAACCAATCTTTAGTCGACCACAATGTGAAAAATGGCACAGCATCATCAGCCAATCAACTTTAGTTGTCCCTCAGGCATATTCTAATAATACAGCAACACACATGATAATATATTCAATTCAAATGCAGAATGCAATGTGATGCATTTCAAATTAAACTAAACAAAAATACCCAAGTAGGCCATTAACTTTGTTCTAGTTTGGTACATTTCCGTTCTTATATTTGAAGACATTGGCAAGCTTGAGCGGAGACTAGCACCTAGCACACAGTCATATTCATCACCCAGCTGTGTCTCTGGTCCACAGTCCAGAAAAACGTCATCCTTCAGAAGCCCATCGGGGAGTTTGGCGTCATTAAGTGCTATAGCATGAACCAATCAACAGATGGTGCAAACTGCAAGGCCCTGTACGGAAGCCCCCTTCAAATCCAGGTAGAAGTAGAAGCTGGTAAGTAAAACCAACATGAGCCGAAATGAAAGTATCTGGTCTTACATTTCCGAGTACAAATCTTGGTAGAATGAGACAACTTTGCTATCTACAGGTACGAATGTGACCTACAAACTCCACAGTGGTGAGATGTTGGTGGCCAATTCATCAGCAGTCAGAGGAATCGTCCCCCACAACATCACAGTGGGACCAGAGGTGGAGCAACAGCTGGGCTCTGGTTGCCACCAGCTGACCCTGCATGCCTCTAACGGGGTCTCGGTCTTGGGCGTGTCCACTGAGCTGCAGGTGTGTCTGCTGGAGCCTGTGGAGGGCCTGCTGGGATCAGTGATGGCTGAGGAGGGGGAGTGTCCAGACTCAGACCTCTATGTTAGTGTCTCCCTGGACCGGGGAGCCCCGGTGCAGCTTCTCTTCCAGGTGTCTGGAGCCAACGACAGCATCTCTGAGACCAGAGACATGCAAAACAGCAGCATGCAGGTTTACAATATCTCAACCACTATCCAAGGTACCTAACCAATCTACTCAAACTGTCATCCAACAAACCTTACTCAGAGATTAAAACAGAGACTGATGAAGAGACATTTTTAAAATTCTTTATAATACTCTTGTTTATATTATTCATATCAGCAGTTTTGTTACAGGATTTTTGCAAGTGAAAGTCAGGGCCTGGAATGTCTTCTCACACATGGATGTGGATGTGGGGAACACAACAGTTGTTTGTCACAACAGTTCAGACCTCAGGCAGAATGGCTATGCAAACACAGTATGTCAAATAGCTAAGAAttacaaaaaatgtatatattcctCTTTAACCTTAAACAGGTAGCACCTTTTTCACTAATGTTAAGGTAATTATTTTCCTGCAGTTTTTCATCACATATTTGTTTTCATCCCCAGACAGAAAAGCATATGAGAGTTCGCCGAGCCTATACCTTGAGAATTACTGCCATTCCAGAAACTGCCAGTCAAGACACTGAAAGCGTCAAACTTGAGGTAACTGGCTTAGGAGGACTATCAAATGGAAAGCAGCGCAAATTTGAATGGGAATGCAGTAAGTACCAGTTAAGGCCTTTAAGCCACAGGGCTGTTGAAGAGAACCCTCTCACCCCACCCTATTACAGTATAAAATGAAAAACAATGACTGTAAACTTTGTTTTATAACTTCCATTTTCCGTAACAATCTCAAACGTTTTTTTCCCTCTGTTTACTCCGTGTTGTGTCTGTCATCTTTTTACAGCATGGCCTTATGGTGATGTTTTCTAACCATTTTCCCTTTCCAATTCCTATAGAAGAAGACTGTAAAGGGAAATGCAATGATAAAACAACAGACACGACTCGTTTGATTGAAAAAGACTGTCTTCCAAACCCATTTGAGTTTTTTGAATACACTTTTTCTGTGAAGAAAAGGAGTGGCGATGGGAAATGGGTCGACTTGATTTCAACATCCCAATGCATCACGGTTACTCCAACAAACTTCGCCAACTTTAGAATTTGGTAATATGGGGATACGCTTCAAATAGTGAAGTTAATATAATTAAACAAAGTCATGCTATTTTATTTCATGACATGATAACTCCCATTATAAAAACAGGCAATGACAATATTATAAAAATGGCTATTTAAATATCCTAGAAGCCTATTAATAATTCTAGTATCATCGTCATAATCATCCTCAGAgaagtacaggtaactgccaaaataaaggaaacaccaacataaagtgtcttaatagggtgttgggccaccagaACGGTTTCAGTGCACCttgcatagattctacaagtgccTGGATCTCTGTTGGAGGGAGGTGACACTAAGCTTCCTCtagaaattccataatttagtgttttgttgatgctggtggaaaacgctgtctcatgcaccactccagaatctccAATAAGTCTGCAATTGAGTTGcaatctggtgactgagacaaacacacacacacacaccttaaaccCCCTAAACCCCCTCCTTTGAGAGCCCTCACTGACATCTCTTCATccagccatggtagccaaaataaaaataataacaactgggcatttttatacatgaccctaagtatGAGGGAATAATAATAATTGCataattaactcaggaacaacacctgtgtggaaggaccggctttcaatatactttgtatccctcgttTAATCAAGTGTTTCCTTTCTTTTGGCAGTTACATGTATGTTGGACATCATAAGGCTTTTGGACTGGCCTAGGTGGCCATACAGAATGATACTAAATATCTGGAATGAATTGGGTTAGAAATGATTTAGCTTAAACTATTGACATATTTGTAATCCTTAAGTGTACAACAGGGTTATGACATTAGCATGTTAATTGACTGATTTAATTAAAATTCAGAAGTAAATTGGTCACATTTAACATGAATTGCTCTCATGCCTATggagcatgctgtaattacactAATAATAATGTTGCATTAGTTGCCCAATAATTACATAATAATGTATGTATTGCTTTGTTATTACAAAGGTAAACTGTTTCTGGTACAACACTGTTCCTATTTCCATTTGTATGATAACAATAACTGCTGAACTCCATTGCTATGTATTTACGAAGCAATAATCAAGTTACTATGTTACAAAATGTGAATTCAATGTTTTTAAGATCTATTTTATGCTAAAAACGTTCCCATATTCTTTCAGTTGCCAGGATAATTGTAATATAGTGGATGTAAAAAAAGATGTCAAATTCAAATTGGACTGTAACTCCAGTTGCCCAAAGGTAATTTGGCAAATTGAGGACCCAAAACCTTCAACAGTAAGTTTGAGATTCCTTTattgttgcatgctgaatgcaaTCATATGTTTTATtggtttcaaatcaaattttatttgtcacatacacgtgtttcgAAGATGTTATTGtggatgtagcgaaatgcttgttttcATGTGTGAATGAGTTTCGTTGGAGTGCATGAATCAATTTATTGACTAACCCATGCTGTCTAATTTGGAGTTGACATATTCTAGATAAATAAAACAAATTGATGCATAAACACATTATTTGTGGACTGCATGTGATGGACTATACAATAGCCAAAGTTCAGCGTACATGAGGACAACATTTTGAATTCTGTGGTCTTCTAGGGTGCCCTGCAAAACTGTTACAACAACGCAGGGAAAAAGCCACTTACGGAAAGAAAAGATCAAGATGGTCAGAAAGAGTACAAAGTCAGCAAAAACTACCTGAAAGAAGCTTCAGATAGGCTTCAGAATCTCCATGTGATAGTTTATGGTGAGTATCTATTCCTTGTATTCAATTCCAAAAACACTAGAAGTACAGGCTAAAAGTTTGGTTAACTCAGTTGATAACAGGATGTCCTTCAGATATGTTGAACTTGCATCAAACTGTTCTTCAGCATATCGACAGAAAAAAAAGTCAACAAATGGTCATATTTAGACATTTCCCGACTGATCAATTAGACATCCCCATTTTTGTTTGAGATATTTATCGGAGCATAGTTGGGATTGATTCATCCTCAGAAAGTATGGACCTAATGTAACATGTTCACGAGTGGAAATAACATAAATATCCCTGTATATCACCGTTCTTTAGATAAGGAAACTTTTGAATATGCCAAGTACACCATTCAGATACCAGGTGTTACGACTCCTGCACCTGCTGATACTACGCCACCTGTAACCTCTGCTCCGACTATCACCTTAAGTCCCCCTTCATGTCGTATTTACCCTCCGAATGGCACCGTTCTGGATCCTTTCGATATCACCTGTACAACACCTACATCCTGCACAAACGGCTGCCAATATTGTTTTAAAACTGACCAAGGTGAGTATCCCTCTTTGCCAGTGTTGTATAATTCAGGAAACCTTCTCCCATCAAAGAAGTTTTAGCACCAGAGCCAGATTAAGATAAAAATGCCATATTGatttagtaaaaaataaaaaaatctatgtAATCAGATAGTTTTTCTTCTTTATCTTTCAGGTAAACATCTGCGCTGCAGTTCTGTAAATAAAGTAACGTTAATCTTCCTACCTGTTGGGGAGATAAGCAGCAACTACATGCTGTCGGTAAAGGTGACTGTTACAGAATTGAACACAAAGACACGTGGAAGTACCACAATCAACACTGAGGTTTGTTATTACcaaacaaaataaataataaataatataatttcaTGTATGGGCTCTGTCTTGCCTTTCATCTCCATAGTTCACATCCATTTAGTAATTGGAGCACTCATTTAGTTGTTATCCCCCAAGGTGCGGCCAGCCAAGTCCGGTACCCCAGTGCAGGAGCTCCAATCTGCAGTGGCGAACACAGTGGCTAATCTAGGGCAGCAGGGGATGCTCTCTGGAGAGACCCTTGGACAGATGTTCAAGTCTGTGTCGGACATACTGAATAAAGGCTCCAGTGAGGAAAAGAATGACAGGATGAAGgtataaggagtgtgtgtgtgtgtgtgtgtggggggatacTAAATGAATATGAACTTTAAGACAAAGATAGTGGTATGTTTTCGTTGAGTTTACAAGACAGATGTTTGTGAGGTATCCTGATTGAATAATCCAGATGGAGATTGTGCAATTGGCGTACATGTAAAAGGTCCAGGTTAAGGGCTTTAAACATCATTCTTCAATGTTGGTGTGTCTCCTTAAGCTGCGAGAACAGATGCTGATGAATATAACTGAAGCACTGGAGAACAGCTCCAGCAGCACTCCTCAGAAAGTGCAGCTGATGGCCAGAGCTGTGGCAGGACTCACCAAGAGGGGTGATGAGCTTAGTCCCGATGCTCAGGTACACTTGAATAGACCTAGCCCCCCATGGAAGCAGGGTAGCATGGAGTAATTCACACAAACACATAGGCCTATTGGTCAAAATGTGCCCAGAATAAAGACTTCATTTCAGATGGTCTATTTTTTTCCAGCTTGAAGCTAGCTTCCTGGTGGCAAACCTCagctcttccctcctctccatgaACGTCAGTGAGcatggtggagaagaggagatggtgcAGGCAGCTACACCAATTGTAGAGGCAGCCAGCAATATCCTGGATGTTTCCTCAAACGTGAGCACATATTTACCTTCACTTAGTCTAATGACAGTAATGAAGCATCCTTACTTAACAGTTTGTCTTTCACAGAGAGAAGTCTCTGATTTACTTCTCAAGGGCATGGACAATGTGCAGAGTGCACTGTTGAATTGGAAGAAGGTTGATGAAGCTCCTGTGATTGTCAACAGCTCTCAGATCACTGTGTTTGTGAACAGGTAAGAAGAATGTGGGCAGAGGACATAAGAAAAGGAACTGTAGTTTTAAAAAGCAACGATTGTACCTCATCAGACATATTTTAATTGCTGTTACAATGCAATGTCTGCAAGACATTGCAACTGTTATATAGCCTCAATATTGAGTGACAGCATATCATGCCCTCTCAGAGTGTCAACAGAAGCTATTCAGATGCAGTCTATAAGCAACCCAATAAGCCCCTCTGCAAGCTTTTTCTTCCCTCCCCTGGGTGCTGATGTCCTTTCTCCAGATGAACCAGTGGACGTGCGAGTAAGTGTGCATGTGGGACtatataatgtatgtatgtattatcATGAGTCAGTATGCATGAAAGGTATTTTCATTGTGAAGAGAGATATTTGTATTTTTGTACCTGTTAGTTTTGTTGATGAATAATTAGGTATGGTTTttaaaccctctctctcttaattcaCTATTTCCTATTTGTTACAGATGCTAAGTTTCAAGAAGAACCCATTTTCATGGAGCGAGGAGAACAACATTACCGGCACTGTGGGGTCTGTCTCCCTGACAAGAGGAAATGGTTCTGTCATCCCCATAGAGAACCTATCTGAGGAGATTGAGGTCAGAGTGCTGCAAACCCCTTCATATTCTATGTCATTTGAGAGTGTAACAACTCTACTGTTTCCTTAATAATACCATATGAAATTAAAGATATAAGATTGCAGATCCTGGATCAGATATCAGTGGCGAATGACATCCTGCTGTATATAATAAATGATATACCCATTATCTCTTCTTTGAAAAACATAATCTCTTCTTTGATGCTCAGATCTTCTTGCCAAGGCCTGAAGGAGTGCAAGCAAACAGCACAATACTGTACTTGGGAAACTACAGCACACTGACGGTCGACGTCCCTTCACCTGATGTAACACTGGTGCTGAAGATAAAGCCATCCACGGACATAACCTTTCAACTGTTCCTGGGGTATAAAGACTACCCAAACGATAAACAATACATAGCCAAGACTCAGATGCCTCACCAGAGCAACACGCAAGGTGATGTACCTCCTGAACGTACATGAGTCACGTAGACATAACAATTGTGAAGCATGGTGAACGGAAAACATTTAATGTttagaaactgtgtgtgtgttttgggtacAGAGGAGAAATACACCTGGGTCCTGGGTCCCAAAGATTTGACAGGAAAAGTTGGAGTGCATTACCTTGTTGTGAGGCCCATTGTGGAAGCAGGGGTTAAATCCGTCAATGCCACTGTGACTGTCACCTCCATTGCTGCTCAGTGCAAGTATTGGAATGAAACCTTATCCACCTGGAGTGAAGATGGCTGCAGGGTGAGTTAAACAagtactacacaacacaacaccttatGATAAAACAAAGGCACATTGCAGCATCCCTGCAATCCTAGACCAGGCCATAATGAAATACATAAACCAACTGTGATCTCCTTAGGTTGGTCCTTTAACCACGCTATTGGCCACCCAGTGCTTATGTACGCACTTGACCTTCTTCGGGAACTCTTTCTTCGTCATGCCCAACCTCGTAGACGTGTCGCGTACGGCTGAGCTCTTTGGCACCTTCGCCCAAAATCCTGTGGTGGTGTGCTTTATTGGTTCCATCTTTGTTGCTTACGTATTGGTGGTCATATGGGCACGCAGGAAGGACATCCAGGACACAGCCAAGGTCTGACTTGAAAAACCACTGCTACCATTTTATCATCTTTGCTGTTGATGCAGAGTTTTACCTTCAAGTGTTACTTCTTATAGGTGAAGGTGACATTGTTGGAAGATAATGACCCATTAGCTGAATACCGTTACATGCTGAATATCAGCACTGGGCATCGGCGTGGTGCTTCCACCTCCTCTCAGGTCAGTACCAACAGTTCCCACTGCTGCAGGACATCATATTCTGTTCTCTGATAAAACCACACTCAGTCACCCTGACCCTGTGTTGATGCTGCAGGTTACTGTGACTCTGCTGGGCAtgcagggagagagtgagccaCACCACCTCACTGACCCTGACAAGCCTGTGTTTGAGAGGGGTGCAGTGGATATGTTCCTGTTGACCACACCCTTCTCTCTGGGGGAGCTGCAGAGCATCAGGCTGTGGCACGACAACTCAGGGGGGCACCCAGCCTGGtaggaaagggggaggaggggaaaaaTCCATGACCAAAGTTGAACTTTGAACTTTCTAGTTGACAATAAGAGTTTTCTTGCAGGTACATAAACAAAGTTATGGTGCAAGATGTAGAGACAGGACAGAAGTGGCACTTCCTATGTAACTCATGGCTGACCATAGATATGAGTAAGTGCACTCTGGATAAAGTTTTCCCTGTAACCACGGAGATGGATTTGAAGAAATTCAGGTGAGAAGGAACTTGAATGCACCTTGGAATGGTAAAATATTAATACAAATCTAATTGTCCATTATGGTACAAGCTTCCTATACCGTATATTCTGCAGCAATATGTTCTTCATGAGGACGGCAAAGGATTTCTGTGATGGCCACATATGGTTCTCTGTGATCAGCCGGCCTCCAACGAGCACCTTCACATGTGTTCAGCGAGTCTCCTGCTGTTTAtctctgctgctgtgtaccatGCTGACCAGCATCATGTTCTGGGGCATCCCCACCGACCCCTCTGAGCAGACCATGGACCTGGGTATGGACGCCTGCACAGTATTGGTGGCATTTGGAAATGGTAGGTTTTCAGAACAATAACTCGTTCTTCTTTTTCTTTCTACTCCTGTAGGTCATATCGAGTTCACCTGGCAGCAGCTGATGATTGGAGTTCAGAGTTCAATCATAATGTTTCCAATTAATCTCCTCATTGTGAGTATCTTCAGAAACACCCGCCCCCGAGAGACGAAGCCTGGAAAGCCCAAGGCAGAGGTGTCCGAGCAAGGGAAGACTGGCAgagtgtctccctctcagccctcctccccacagagggacagagaactcACACCAGACAGAGTCATCAAGGTAAACTATGTCAATATATCAATATTCCAATTGAAGCCAACAGTCCCTACCATAAAATCTCATTTTAGATACTGTATGTCAGCCATGATTTGTAAGTAGACAGTTGTAAGTTTGATCTCATCCTGGCTGTCTTTATTCTGTCTTCTCTCCACATTAGCAAGGCTGTTAATGTACTGTATTCTCGCAGGACATAAAGAAGATTGCTCAGTCACTCTCCAAGGCTATGAAGAGCCCCATTCCACGCCTGGAGTTAGAGATGAAGTCTGGACCACAGACTGATAtcaacactctgctctctctggtgGAGGACATCATCCGGCAGCAGAACCGAGCCAGTGGAGAGTTCTACACTGATGCCTCCAAGAAAGAGGGATCGCTCATTCTCTCACTAGGGGTAACCAATCTGCAAGGTACAGCCCAAGCCTCCAGATCCTACAATGATGATCATCAGTATTGGTTGAAAATGTTAAACTCTGTCTGACCCATATATTTCCTATATCCCTCTGCTTTCAGAGACCAGCCTGTGTGGGAGCCCTGAGAAGACTGGGGATGGGAGACAGAAAAGGAGCAACAACAGCCAGTATCTGTACAGGCAGCTACGCCATGTAGAGAAGGAGCTGAGCCTACTGGGACATTCTCGCTTCCCCAACCCAGACAGCTACTGCCGGGCAGTGCAGCAGGTCCAGGGCATGAAGGGACTGCTAGAGTCTTCCAGCCTGGCAGGGGATGAGCTGGCTCAAAGTCCGGGCCAAGctgagagtagtgatggggacagTGGCAGTAAAAAGTGCTGTCAAGACGGGCTGCCCTGGTGGTTTGTGTTTATCGGCTGG
The Oncorhynchus nerka isolate Pitt River linkage group LG28, Oner_Uvic_2.0, whole genome shotgun sequence genome window above contains:
- the pkd1l2a gene encoding polycystin-1-like protein 2, giving the protein MALLLSLSCAEDEMAPLSYPEYQEGFDGSCYEFVALPRSFLSGQGWCERGGGHLAFILNIDTQQFLQKHLQPEQDWWLGLAPASPNLTLDSAVAEGPLSWLDGSDVSYSNWVNDPDPGAGCGHILRSSGFQWEATSNCSQELHFICQFVQKNVILQKPIGEFGVIKCYSMNQSTDGANCKALYGSPLQIQVEVEAGTNVTYKLHSGEMLVANSSAVRGIVPHNITVGPEVEQQLGSGCHQLTLHASNGVSVLGVSTELQVCLLEPVEGLLGSVMAEEGECPDSDLYVSVSLDRGAPVQLLFQVSGANDSISETRDMQNSSMQVYNISTTIQGFLQVKVRAWNVFSHMDVDVGNTTVVCHNSSDLRQNGYANTTEKHMRVRRAYTLRITAIPETASQDTESVKLEVTGLGGLSNGKQRKFEWECKEDCKGKCNDKTTDTTRLIEKDCLPNPFEFFEYTFSVKKRSGDGKWVDLISTSQCITVTPTNFANFRICCQDNCNIVDVKKDVKFKLDCNSSCPKVIWQIEDPKPSTGALQNCYNNAGKKPLTERKDQDGQKEYKVSKNYLKEASDRLQNLHVIVYDKETFEYAKYTIQIPGVTTPAPADTTPPVTSAPTITLSPPSCRIYPPNGTVLDPFDITCTTPTSCTNGCQYCFKTDQGKHLRCSSVNKVTLIFLPVGEISSNYMLSVKVTVTELNTKTRGSTTINTEVRPAKSGTPVQELQSAVANTVANLGQQGMLSGETLGQMFKSVSDILNKGSSEEKNDRMKLREQMLMNITEALENSSSSTPQKVQLMARAVAGLTKRGDELSPDAQLEASFLVANLSSSLLSMNVSEHGGEEEMVQAATPIVEAASNILDVSSNREVSDLLLKGMDNVQSALLNWKKVDEAPVIVNSSQITVFVNRVSTEAIQMQSISNPISPSASFFFPPLGADVLSPDEPVDVRMLSFKKNPFSWSEENNITGTVGSVSLTRGNGSVIPIENLSEEIEIFLPRPEGVQANSTILYLGNYSTLTVDVPSPDVTLVLKIKPSTDITFQLFLGYKDYPNDKQYIAKTQMPHQSNTQEEKYTWVLGPKDLTGKVGVHYLVVRPIVEAGVKSVNATVTVTSIAAQCKYWNETLSTWSEDGCRVGPLTTLLATQCLCTHLTFFGNSFFVMPNLVDVSRTAELFGTFAQNPVVVCFIGSIFVAYVLVVIWARRKDIQDTAKVKVTLLEDNDPLAEYRYMLNISTGHRRGASTSSQVTVTLLGMQGESEPHHLTDPDKPVFERGAVDMFLLTTPFSLGELQSIRLWHDNSGGHPAWYINKVMVQDVETGQKWHFLCNSWLTIDMSKCTLDKVFPVTTEMDLKKFSNMFFMRTAKDFCDGHIWFSVISRPPTSTFTCVQRVSCCLSLLLCTMLTSIMFWGIPTDPSEQTMDLGHIEFTWQQLMIGVQSSIIMFPINLLIVSIFRNTRPRETKPGKPKAEVSEQGKTGRVSPSQPSSPQRDRELTPDRVIKDIKKIAQSLSKAMKSPIPRLELEMKSGPQTDINTLLSLVEDIIRQQNRASGEFYTDASKKEGSLILSLGVTNLQETSLCGSPEKTGDGRQKRSNNSQYLYRQLRHVEKELSLLGHSRFPNPDSYCRAVQQVQGMKGLLESSSLAGDELAQSPGQAESSDGDSGSKKCCQDGLPWWFVFIGWILVVATSGVSGYFTMMYGLTYGKDRSISWLISMFVSFFQSLLIIQPLKVLGFAAFFALVLKKVDQEEYGDPKIEGALRNPDDPDIVWAVRRDSTRSFYQPPPPTDVERMRNNMIKEQKVFALIKEILTYMGFMWMLLLVAYGQRDPNAYFLIQHIRQSFSQGISDSMSHGNVFTWANTSLLSNLFGEYPGFITDGNSKLVGNARLRQVRVQKNSCRIARSMRQAVPDCHAPYSWEVEDMGSYGPGWNRSASENTSKTLRSPWQYQTQARLRAQPIWGSVVLYRGGGFVVDLGPDSQNASSTLQYLFDNTWLDMFTRAVFVEFTVYNANVNLFCIITLMLETTAVGAFQFRSELQSVRLYQSTGGLHIFVMASEVIYFLFIFYYMYVQGKLMKQQKWAYFKTKWNLLELAIILLSWSALSVFIKRSLLGNRDMEYYHNHKDQFASFHETATADAVLGYLIAFLVLLATVKLWHLMRFNSKLHMITATLQRAWTDISGFILVITIMFLAYSMISNLMYGWKLYSYRTLLDSALTMVSLQLGIFNYDEVLDYNPVLGAFLIGSCIIFMTFVFLNLFISVILVAFTQEQMHHKPSEEEEIVDLMLMKFCSLFGIKYKKEESNSPNVIANHASVTKQEPSTISSEMLSSQ